gaaaaacgaaaacaaaacaaatgtcatatcTTGTTGTTCATGgatttgttattgtccaaaaatggtctagtagcctagaaatatgaatacatcgacatagggagagagatttctgaacaaaatatgacaagaacacatcgagatagagagatatcgagatgtagaatacccaaatgtatgtagattgaagggaccgagaaaaccatcgacatagggagagatatcgagatatagaacatcgagatgtggagaggcgactgtataaaagaagaattttccataaaaaaaatctaaatgttCGACGAAAAAATAGAAAACTAGTGCTTAGCTTTTAAAAgtacttatttatttttgttttctggaaaattcttaattgtttatggaaattttgttttatttgttagaattttatatttattttttgctcaAACCCGGATTTCtaaattggcaatttcctaattgtttatggaaaatttctaattttttatggaaattttatattgttgCCGTCAGTTGTCTACAATGAAATTTAATGTTTACGCGCGTGTTTATAGTCCTTGTTCCTGTATGCCGTGCcacagtaaaatattatgaaaattagtCACGACGGAATTCATAACTGATAACTGAAACAGAATGTGTACCAGATCATAATTTTAAGTTTCTGTTATGTAAATGATACaatcattgaaatttaaatttaaaatatcttaattttacaTGATTCTATAGAAAGCCTTGATGagcgagcacgtggctgtctaaAAACTTCATTGCATTTCATGTTAACCGCAGCTGGTaccattttttattcatataagcatcaagcaaaattgatattttcgcATATGAAAACAAAGCAGGCTTTATCGACGCTGCATTTCATCGGGGATAATCTTAGATTTTGGCTTCTTCCGACGAGAAATCTGGGATGCTTTCAACAAACTCCACCTCCAACAGCTCGTGCTCGAAAGAGATTCCATGTGGTGTAAATTTAAGCAATCGCTTAGTCTGATGAAGAGTAATTGAATCACCAGAACGCTTAACATGTTATATCTGGAACGACTCGCTTTCAAGAAGTTGAGATACTCGAGTGGCTAATGAGAAGGGCTCTTACTCTGCGAACCGATGTTCGCCTGTGTTGgccctattttttttattttgcattaaAAATATGAACAACGAAATTAAGCACGTGTAAACTTAAATTAGCCTATAACTTCATGTTGTTGAACACGGAGGTCAATTTGTTACATCGACTTGAACAGAAAGTTACAGGTTTTCTTCAAACTGCGTGTGGGTTTCACCTTAACTGTACAGAGAGCTTAGCCGTTCTCTCGTCAGAATTGCCTATTAAGATCAGACAACATGAGCAGCTCCTGAGTACCTGTATGATAATTGTAAAACTTTTCACAATGATTCCATTCCATCTGATTGATGACGCAAATTACCATCCGTCAACGCACCCTAAATACACACACTGCATTCAAACAACTCCAATGAGCGGTGGCAAAAGCGACGAACCCGATAGAACATATGCAAACAAAGCACATAATCTCATTAAAATTCTCAATTGACAGCAGCACAGTAGCGACAATGTTGCGCCTTAGATCCAACACCATTAGTTCCGTGCTAGATTGTCAATCTACCCTGCTGACGTGCTCATCCACTATCGAAGCCCTGTTGATCGATGGGGTGTTTGCAAGTGTCTTCACTGATTTGCATAAAGCGACCTTGAAAGTTGCTTAGTTCAAATCGAACGGATTCAACTTAGGTCATCCTTCTCCTTTCAACTCTGACATCCGTTTCAATTTATATTCGACTTCTGTTTGGCTAACGAGCTTCCACCCCGTCACGCACGATGAGTCTTGAAATCGGAATTAGATTTCGCAACCACTGAAGGGATGATTGTGATCGATGGAGCCCTCATTCGCCAGCATCAGCAACGCCAAGGGCATCGAGAATCCGGGGTTGACTTTTTGCAATCGATGAGCAGCGAGATAATGAGCTGTTGCCGtaaatcaaaatttattccGTTCTGAACCACTCCTCCTCCGCACAGGGCCGGTTGTGCCCCGAGGCACAAGAAGCGCATTGATTTACGTCGACACATTAACGAGAACTATAAGGCATTACCATTTAAGGTGCCTTAGACCTTTTGTTTACCGAACTAAAGGTTCTATGTTCTAGCGATGAGCGATGCGACAAAGAACGATTCTTCGGAAGTGAACCGCGCGCCGACGAACACACACACCTGTTTCGCATGGCGACCTATCCCAAGTGTTTCGAACCGTTGCGGAGATCATCCACCTCCTTCGCATTGCAGTGGCGTCATGGTTGGGACTGGCTCGCTGCATAGCGCAATCATGGTAATGACGCCATTCTAGAAGAGGAGCAAAGCATGTTACACTTTGCGACGATTGCCTTATTTTTATGGTCTACTGCTGTTGTAGTGTTCTGAGAAAAAGATTAGGACAGGACCATCTCCGCGACTCATTTTTCTTTCGCGCGCCGCTTCTCATTTTATGCATTCATACCAACTTGAATAGGTCATTGTTTTACTTGTGGGGTGCAAACGAGCCAGAATTTCGACACTTGACACACTACGCCGGAAGATCAGACCATTAATTCGACATTATGTTTGCAAAGTTAGGTGAGGTCCACTGCTAAAAATTATCGTGCATATAGTTGGTACGAATTTAACATAAAACTCCGCTCTTTTTGACTTCACTAAACAACTACAGTAATATAGAATAAACCTAATTAACGCATTTTCTTTCCTCAACAGGGACTCTCACTCTGCCTGGCACTGACCATCGTCGATCAGACTCTTGCACAGAACAACCAGTACCTACCTCCCGATAAGGGATATGCCTACGACAAGCCAAACCAGCCCTTCCCAAGCGCCCAGCAACCCCAACAGGTCCCCTTCCCAAGACCTCCAGCCCCAGCTCCATCCTATGGACCTCCACCGGCTGCTGGTGGTGATGTAAGTAGCGTTAATGATTTAAATGGCTTGACAGttttattcaatttgaaatttctccgaCGAAAAGCACGTCCACGAACCGGGAATGCCGTTCGATTTTAACTACAATGTGAACGACATTGACACCGGAAACGACTACTCGCACAACGCAGTCAGCGACGGGGATGTGACCCGAGGCGAGTACCGCGTGCAGCTGCCCGATGGACGGACGCAAATTGTGCGCTATACCGCCGACTGGAAGAACGGTTACAACGCGGAGGTGAGTAATGCCTACCATGTGAATTTTAGCATAGGATAATGAAGTTTCAGGCAACGTTGGTCGTCACCATGAATTTTTGTTTGGATTATTCAACTTCATCGTAATGATTAGCGTGAACTTGTATTACCATATCTAAGcccttcgatgcagacatttattcgaacattttgagtttttgtTTCGAAGAATGATACTCAGATTTACAGATTTCTGCTTTAAATATATTATTCCTTTATACTTGAGCACTcacgctgttgtattttgtacaacagtAATACACAATAGAGTGAGCCAGCTTAATAatgattctggaggaattcgatcATCTTTTGTAATTACATTAGAAATCAATGCCTTCCATTCCGTTACAAAGCCGTCCATTTCGTTATGTGAACCAAATGCCATATTAATATCTTTTCCTATTTTAGGTGACGTACGAGGGTGAAGCCAAATATCCTGAAGGCCCAGGTCAAGGTGGAGCCAACTCCGGTGGATACAAATACTAAACCCTCCCTTCCATCAAACCTCATCAACCGTTCCAGTGATTGTTATTGGGACCCCCCACACACGTGGAACTAACCAAAAACCTTCACGACAGCATGCCGTTTCTCTGCCATGCATCACCAGAATACGTGTGCCAGAAAAACGGCTCAATTTGACTCACGACTATTCATCAAACGCGAACCATGTTCTTCCATTAAGTGTTCTTCTGTGACCGTGCTGCATGACAACGTAGCCCCATCATTCAGTGCACCCTAATTGATGAAGTAGGAAAAAGTCAACGAAACCACTCGCAAAGTTTTGTTGTCAAATTAATCAGCATCACCAGCCACAATTGCCATGGAAGCCAGTATGACAGCCAGTAGAAGACGACAGCGACATTATTTCAAAGTGCACAAAATTAATGACCAGAAAAATGAGAGAGATAAGCCAGGTTGGGATACCCTTTCGAACTAAGTGGAGGTTCGATTCATCTGCATCATCAACCGACCAATAGACAAACACATTTGCGcacatttatttataattgTAACCTCTTGTACATGTTCTCGGTATAGTCATAAATTAAGTGGACCAATGCAAGTGGTCCAGTAGTTTATTTGCCTGTCCTATTCCCACCCCCGCACCGACACTCTCTGAGTGATATTAGGAATTCCCTAATGCACACATCACGATTACCCATCTAGCGACGTGAAGTAATTGCTGAACATACCAACCACACCGAATCCAAAATATATGGAGGAAAAATAATCATGTTTGGACATAGAGTAAAAACAACGAACGATGAATCCCCATATTGCCATCCGAGGTGATGGGGACCCGAACCGCATCTTTGTGCGAGCAGACTATGTCACATTAGCCGTAATTAATTTAACGATTATTGCCCCTCAGTGCAGCTTAAGAACGCCGGCGAACGAACGATCAACGACCGTTAAGACGATCCGAAAGAGCACGTACATATAAATAGCATCTCAAGTGTGATACATAGTTGAATCcccatttatatattttttttcacaaaaccgCTAAGTAAACACTACTTGCTGCTTGAAAAAGACCTGTTAGACTTCTTTCAGCGAAGATGCCACCAGGATACGACACTTTTTACGACTTTAGTAGACATTCCGTTCTATGAATTCGGGTAGTTAAAAGCGGGAAGTTGTCAACATGTAAGTTTGATGAGAAACATTAATAGGACTTTCAAGTTAGACGACGCAAACATTGAGTTGCAAAAGACGAATTTCGACATTGAAACTGCCAGTTGATTATGTGTATAATATTGTATTCTAcgcaataaatgaataaaaaaataaaaaagaaaaacataataaaatacacCAGACAAAATGTGAGTTGATAATAAAAGAAATCCTTGATATAGATTAACCCACTGAGCATCACAGATAGATCTTCATGATAGTAAGACGCAATAGTCATTTACGAGCATGGTCCCGATCTCGTTCGATGTGATGTATTTCAGGTCTCAGGAATTGTCCATAGGAGACTGACAGTGGAAAGTAGTTTTAGAAGGTAATTCGTCTtatgagtttgtacaatcccattaaattccaccactttattgtacctttgacagatacgtattttgacctcaacagtaaggtcgtcttcagtgtctcgtacttgactcgactttactCGGTAATTTTCGTAAATGAAGAAGCCATATGACGCTCGTAACCGAAGCGTTTTTAGTATTCAGTATATTTATCGTATTTGAGATGTTATTAGTCGTCAAATAATGTAAGTATTGATGTAAAGGGAAAAAAATCGTAGATTTCCTGCCTAGGTCAATATCGCTGTGATGCGTAATTAGTGAGAATgggtgatttgtccatacaaaaaaaaatcattttactaCTAATGTTGTAGCGCCATCTCTTTCAATCAGCACCCCCGTCCTAAAGCGTAGTATGCAGTTCTCAAGGAAAACagtcaaggaaaattttgtataattaccaaaggaatttcgAACCAACGAAAGTAATTGAAAAAAGTAGgcggaaaaacaaaacatttgatGTGTTCATTCTTTAGTTGATTTTCAAAAAGTCATTCAGAAGGTAAGTCATAACtggacataattaaactatatTCAATTATATATATttcaaacattttgcagttTTAGTATGTCAACCATGGAACCGACCGACCTATTTAAGTTTCTATCGTCCTCTAGTGGCACTGGTGCTTGATGTCCAATTGTGAGAACTTGAATTATGCACCGCAGGCTGCACCTTGGCGTCCGATTGGCTGAGTTGATCCCTGCCAAGAGAGTCAATTCTTGAGGGGCGTCAAAATGAGGATTCATTGCATGATGAATAGAGCAGTTTTGAAAACctgaattaaattcaaaatgttGGATGGTCCGGATTAGTTCCATTT
The nucleotide sequence above comes from Armigeres subalbatus isolate Guangzhou_Male chromosome 3, GZ_Asu_2, whole genome shotgun sequence. Encoded proteins:
- the LOC134225865 gene encoding pro-resilin; the protein is MMKFLGLSLCLALTIVDQTLAQNNQYLPPDKGYAYDKPNQPFPSAQQPQQVPFPRPPAPAPSYGPPPAAGGDHVHEPGMPFDFNYNVNDIDTGNDYSHNAVSDGDVTRGEYRVQLPDGRTQIVRYTADWKNGYNAEVTYEGEAKYPEGPGQGGANSGGYKY